In Vibrio diazotrophicus, the following proteins share a genomic window:
- the aroB gene encoding 3-dehydroquinate synthase, which translates to MERITVSLGERSYPISIGAGLFNDPALLSLSPKQKVVVITNHTVAPLYADKITALLDQKGCISSVLELPDGEKYKTLETFNTVLSFLLEHNHSRDVVIIALGGGVIGDLVGFAASCYQRGVDFIQIPTTLLSQVDSSVGGKTAVNHPLGKNMIGAFYQPKAVIIDTNCLATLPEREFAAGMAEVIKYGIIYDEAFFVWLEQHMDELYALDEQALTYAIARCCQIKAEVVAQDEKESGIRALLNLGHTFGHAIEAELGYGNWLHGEAVSAGTMMAAKTAQLQGLITEQQVERILSIFKRAKLPVHTPESMSFDDFMKHMMRDKKVLAGELRLVLPTSIGTSDVVKGVPETIIEQAIDYCRTL; encoded by the coding sequence ATGGAACGGATCACGGTCAGCTTAGGTGAACGTAGCTACCCAATCTCAATTGGTGCCGGATTATTTAATGATCCGGCTCTTCTTTCTCTTTCCCCAAAACAAAAAGTCGTTGTCATCACTAACCATACAGTGGCGCCATTGTATGCAGATAAGATCACAGCGTTACTCGACCAGAAAGGTTGTATCAGTTCTGTCTTAGAGCTGCCTGACGGTGAAAAATACAAAACCTTAGAAACATTCAATACGGTTTTGAGCTTCCTGCTTGAGCATAATCACAGCCGAGATGTTGTAATTATTGCGTTGGGTGGTGGTGTTATTGGCGACCTTGTTGGTTTTGCTGCGTCTTGTTACCAGCGTGGTGTCGATTTTATTCAGATACCGACGACCTTGCTTTCTCAAGTGGACTCTTCTGTTGGTGGTAAAACCGCAGTTAACCATCCTCTGGGTAAAAACATGATCGGTGCGTTTTACCAACCGAAAGCGGTCATCATCGATACAAACTGTCTTGCCACTCTTCCTGAGCGAGAATTCGCCGCAGGCATGGCTGAAGTGATCAAGTATGGTATCATCTACGACGAAGCTTTTTTCGTTTGGTTAGAACAACATATGGATGAACTCTATGCGTTGGATGAGCAAGCTCTGACGTATGCGATTGCTCGTTGTTGCCAGATTAAAGCAGAAGTTGTTGCTCAAGATGAAAAAGAGTCAGGCATTCGTGCATTGTTGAATTTAGGTCATACATTCGGTCACGCGATTGAAGCGGAACTGGGTTATGGCAACTGGTTACATGGCGAGGCAGTTTCTGCTGGCACCATGATGGCGGCGAAAACTGCCCAACTACAAGGTTTAATTACCGAACAACAAGTTGAGCGAATCCTATCTATATTTAAAAGAGCAAAATTACCGGTACATACCCCAGAAAGTATGTCTTTCGATGACTTCATGAAACATATGATGCGCGATAAGAAAGTACTAGCGGGTGAGTTACGTTTGGTATTACCAACCAGCATTGGTACTTCTGACGTAGTGAAAGGCGTGCCGGAAACCATTATTGAGCAGGCGATAGATTATTGCCGCACCCTATAG
- a CDS encoding AAA family ATPase: MNLAHVLELDSQTELLERLQLLTRFSSNLINVCGSQGAGKSWLAQRYLEAWANDKNQSLLMCHPNQDDEQRRTTILSQLSSESLFNPKDSLVESFSHLFDQTQCDIVVVIDDAHLLSETLVSELWMWILESQTNPLWTVNVVLFAQSTGLDAVLTRLSYGQEHKPVDLEVELLSRDEADRLFEQRVMRYVDDEHERRVRAAYKKVKNLPGEIMALGEQKMEKRIVIRSIIGSPMKAALLVLALILLIGGGYWWWLSQPSPDDKAQQLTLTKEQTVIPTLNEENQTVDTNNEADSNLSSLTSNGATDDSGALPPDVVEDKQGVGMSDDEQQRVVITSDVVDALLEGKPENVDTSKIDNLVEESAVPQTFGSQTTETSTPAQTVDIEQPKQVETQVAPAAENPPEVKITFSFAREELKAMSPRSYTLQLAAVNSLPDAQRFINQYQLQGKVNVYPTLRNNVEWYIITYSNYPTIQLARDAVETLSKPLQQLGPWAKSLSQVHREIDRAK, encoded by the coding sequence ATGAATTTGGCACATGTACTGGAGTTAGATTCTCAGACCGAGTTACTGGAGCGTTTGCAGCTTCTTACTCGTTTTAGCTCAAATTTAATCAATGTTTGTGGTAGCCAAGGTGCAGGTAAATCTTGGCTGGCACAGCGTTACCTTGAAGCGTGGGCAAATGACAAGAATCAGTCTTTGCTCATGTGTCATCCTAATCAAGACGACGAACAACGCCGTACCACCATTCTCTCTCAGCTTAGCTCTGAATCTCTGTTCAATCCCAAAGACTCTCTAGTCGAAAGTTTTTCACACCTGTTCGATCAGACGCAATGCGACATTGTGGTTGTGATTGATGATGCGCACTTGTTGTCTGAGACGTTGGTCTCTGAATTGTGGATGTGGATCTTAGAATCTCAAACCAATCCATTATGGACAGTGAACGTAGTATTATTCGCTCAGTCTACCGGTTTAGACGCCGTCCTAACGCGTTTAAGCTACGGACAGGAACACAAACCAGTTGATTTAGAAGTTGAACTTTTAAGCCGGGATGAAGCAGATCGCTTGTTTGAACAACGAGTTATGCGTTATGTTGATGATGAACATGAACGCCGCGTAAGAGCTGCTTATAAAAAAGTGAAAAACTTACCGGGAGAAATTATGGCGCTGGGAGAACAGAAAATGGAAAAACGTATTGTGATTCGTTCAATCATTGGCTCGCCAATGAAAGCCGCGCTACTGGTACTGGCACTGATTCTATTGATTGGTGGTGGTTACTGGTGGTGGTTATCACAACCTTCCCCAGACGACAAAGCGCAGCAACTGACACTGACAAAAGAACAAACGGTTATTCCAACGTTGAATGAAGAAAATCAGACGGTGGACACGAACAACGAAGCCGACAGTAACTTGTCTAGTCTAACAAGTAATGGTGCTACTGATGATTCTGGTGCGCTTCCTCCAGATGTTGTTGAGGATAAACAGGGCGTGGGTATGTCTGATGACGAACAACAACGCGTTGTCATCACGTCTGATGTCGTTGATGCGCTGCTAGAAGGCAAACCAGAAAACGTTGATACTTCGAAGATTGATAATCTAGTGGAAGAAAGTGCGGTTCCTCAAACGTTTGGATCTCAAACCACTGAAACATCTACACCAGCACAGACGGTAGATATTGAACAGCCTAAACAAGTTGAGACTCAAGTCGCACCAGCGGCAGAGAATCCACCTGAAGTGAAAATTACCTTCTCGTTTGCACGTGAAGAGTTAAAAGCGATGTCTCCTCGTAGCTATACCTTGCAATTGGCTGCGGTAAATTCGCTTCCTGATGCGCAGCGCTTTATCAATCAGTATCAGCTACAAGGCAAAGTCAATGTTTACCCGACATTAAGAAATAATGTGGAATGGTACATCATTACTTATAGCAACTATCCAACTATCCAGTTGGCAAGAGATGCGGTGGAAACCTTGTCGAAACCTTTGCAACAACTTGGTCCTTGGGCAAAATCTTTAAGCCAAGTGCATAGAGAGATAGATCGTGCGAAATAA
- a CDS encoding Dam family site-specific DNA-(adenine-N6)-methyltransferase, with amino-acid sequence MKKQRAFLKWAGGKYGLVEDIQRHLPSAEELVEPFVGAGSIFLNTEYKHYLLADINPDLVNLYNLLKESPQHYISEAKRWFVAENNRKEFYLDVRSQFNRTDDVLYRSLAFLYMNRFGFNGLCRYNKKGGFNVPFGSYKKPYFPESELEFFAQKAQRATFICAGYEETFRKAASNSVIYCDPPYAPLSNTANFTSYSGAGFTLDDQAALADIAEKTATERNIPVLISNHDTILTRRLYHGAQLNVVKVKRTISRNGSGRNKVDELLALFKAGC; translated from the coding sequence ATGAAAAAGCAGCGTGCCTTTCTGAAATGGGCTGGTGGTAAATATGGCCTAGTCGAAGACATCCAACGCCACTTACCATCTGCTGAAGAGTTGGTAGAGCCATTTGTTGGTGCAGGCTCTATATTCTTGAACACAGAGTATAAGCACTATCTGTTGGCGGATATCAACCCAGATTTGGTCAATCTCTACAATCTGTTGAAAGAGAGCCCACAGCACTATATTTCAGAAGCCAAACGTTGGTTTGTGGCTGAGAACAACCGCAAAGAGTTCTATCTCGATGTTCGTTCGCAGTTTAATCGTACTGATGATGTTTTGTATCGTTCACTGGCATTCTTATATATGAACCGCTTTGGATTTAACGGTCTTTGCCGTTACAACAAAAAAGGCGGATTCAACGTCCCATTTGGCTCGTATAAAAAACCTTATTTCCCTGAATCAGAGCTGGAATTTTTTGCTCAGAAAGCGCAGAGAGCCACCTTTATCTGTGCGGGATATGAAGAGACATTCCGTAAAGCTGCTAGTAACAGTGTGATTTACTGTGATCCACCGTATGCGCCATTATCAAACACGGCGAACTTCACCTCTTATTCGGGTGCCGGTTTTACGTTAGATGACCAAGCTGCTTTGGCGGATATCGCAGAAAAAACCGCGACAGAACGTAATATTCCAGTCTTGATTTCTAACCACGATACGATTTTGACCCGCCGTTTGTATCACGGTGCTCAGTTAAATGTGGTTAAAGTGAAGCGTACCATTAGCCGTAACGGCTCGGGACGTAACAAAGTGGATGAGCTGCTGGCTCTGTTCAAAGCGGGTTGTTAA
- the rpe gene encoding ribulose-phosphate 3-epimerase, producing the protein MKDFLIAPSILSADLARLGEDVEKALAAGADVVHFDVMDNHYVPNLTFGAPICKALRDYGITAPIDVHLMVKPVDRIIPDFAKAGASMITFHVEASEHVDRTLQLIKEHGCKAGVVLNPATSLSHLDYLMDKVDMILLMSVNPGFGGQSFIPHTLDKLRAVRKLIDESGRDIRLEVDGGVKVDNIREIAEAGADMFVAGSAIFDQPDYKAVIDDMRAELARVEK; encoded by the coding sequence ATGAAAGATTTTCTCATTGCTCCATCCATTCTTTCCGCAGATTTAGCTCGTCTGGGAGAAGACGTCGAAAAAGCGCTCGCAGCGGGTGCTGATGTTGTGCACTTTGATGTGATGGATAATCACTACGTTCCTAACCTGACTTTTGGTGCTCCGATTTGTAAAGCTCTGCGTGACTATGGCATTACCGCCCCAATCGACGTGCATTTGATGGTTAAGCCGGTCGATCGCATCATTCCTGATTTTGCTAAAGCGGGCGCATCAATGATTACTTTCCATGTGGAAGCTTCAGAGCACGTAGACCGTACACTGCAACTGATTAAAGAACACGGCTGTAAAGCGGGCGTGGTTTTAAACCCTGCGACATCGTTAAGTCACTTGGATTACCTGATGGATAAAGTAGATATGATTCTGCTTATGTCGGTAAACCCAGGTTTTGGCGGACAGTCATTCATTCCTCACACTTTGGATAAACTGCGCGCGGTACGTAAGTTGATTGATGAAAGTGGCCGTGACATTCGCCTAGAAGTGGATGGTGGCGTGAAAGTGGATAACATTCGTGAAATCGCTGAAGCAGGTGCAGATATGTTTGTTGCTGGCTCAGCTATTTTTGACCAACCAGATTACAAAGCAGTCATTGATGACATGCGCGCTGAACTGGCTCGTGTTGAAAAATAA
- a CDS encoding phosphoglycolate phosphatase — MNQIKLIAFDLDGTLLDSVPDLAVAADQAAQALGYPGVTEVEVRDYVGNGADILIGRTLSRSLVIDPELDKDVHAKARELFDDFYEKTGHKLSHLYSNVKETLASLHHAGFTLALVTNKPSKFVPHVLEQHNIAQYFTDVIGGDTFPNKKPDPMALNWLLEKHQVDASQMLMVGDSKNDILAAKNAGCASFGLTYGYNHGEPIANAKPDFVADDIAQLLDIVAVSA, encoded by the coding sequence GTGAACCAAATTAAGCTGATAGCTTTTGATTTAGATGGCACTTTATTAGATAGCGTTCCAGATTTAGCCGTTGCAGCTGACCAAGCAGCACAAGCGTTAGGTTACCCGGGTGTCACTGAAGTTGAAGTGAGAGATTACGTTGGCAACGGTGCTGATATTCTTATCGGCAGAACTCTGAGCCGCAGCCTGGTGATCGATCCTGAATTGGATAAAGATGTGCATGCAAAAGCTCGTGAGCTGTTTGATGATTTTTACGAAAAAACAGGGCACAAGCTAAGTCACCTTTACAGCAATGTGAAAGAGACGCTAGCCTCTCTGCATCATGCGGGTTTCACTCTGGCGTTGGTCACCAACAAACCATCAAAGTTTGTTCCTCACGTACTGGAACAACACAACATTGCTCAGTACTTTACTGATGTGATTGGTGGTGACACTTTCCCAAATAAAAAGCCTGACCCTATGGCTTTAAACTGGCTTTTGGAAAAGCACCAAGTTGATGCTAGCCAAATGCTGATGGTAGGCGACTCTAAGAACGACATTCTTGCGGCCAAAAACGCGGGTTGTGCATCGTTTGGTTTAACTTACGGTTACAACCACGGTGAGCCTATTGCGAATGCGAAGCCAGATTTTGTCGCTGATGATATTGCACAATTACTCGATATCGTTGCAGTTTCGGCATAA
- the trpS gene encoding tryptophan--tRNA ligase, which produces MSKPIVLSGVQPSGELSIGNYLGALRQWQQMQDDYDCQYCVVDLHAITVRQDPKALHEATLDALAICLAVGVDPKKSTLFVQSHVPEHAQLGWVLNCYTQMGELSRMTQFKDKSARYANDVNAGLFNYPVLMAADILLYGAHQVPVGSDQKQHLELARDIATRFNNIYAPEAPIFTVPEPYIPTVNARVMSLQDATKKMSKSDDNRKNVITLLEDPKSIIKKINKAQTDTETPPRIAHDVQNKAGISNLMGLYSAATGKTFAEIEAEYAGVEMYGPFKKDVGEALVAMLEPVQAEYARIRNDREYLNSVMRDGAEKASARALQTLKKVYEAVGFVARPY; this is translated from the coding sequence ATGAGCAAACCCATCGTATTGAGTGGTGTTCAGCCATCCGGCGAACTAAGTATCGGTAACTACTTGGGTGCTCTACGTCAATGGCAACAAATGCAAGATGACTATGATTGCCAATACTGCGTTGTTGATTTACATGCAATTACGGTTCGCCAAGATCCTAAAGCACTGCATGAAGCGACTCTGGACGCGTTGGCGATTTGTTTGGCAGTTGGTGTTGATCCGAAGAAGAGCACGCTTTTTGTTCAGTCTCACGTACCGGAGCATGCTCAACTTGGTTGGGTATTGAACTGTTACACCCAAATGGGTGAGCTGAGTCGTATGACTCAGTTTAAAGACAAATCAGCACGTTACGCTAATGATGTGAACGCCGGTCTATTTAATTACCCAGTGCTGATGGCTGCTGATATTCTGCTTTATGGTGCGCACCAAGTTCCTGTGGGCAGTGACCAGAAGCAACATTTAGAGTTAGCACGCGACATCGCAACGCGTTTTAACAACATCTATGCGCCAGAAGCTCCAATCTTCACAGTACCAGAGCCTTACATCCCAACGGTCAATGCACGTGTGATGAGCTTGCAGGATGCAACGAAGAAGATGTCTAAATCAGACGATAACCGTAAAAACGTAATTACTCTGCTGGAAGACCCTAAGTCGATCATCAAGAAGATCAACAAAGCACAAACCGATACAGAAACACCGCCACGTATTGCACACGATGTGCAGAACAAAGCGGGTATTTCTAACCTAATGGGTTTGTACTCTGCGGCAACAGGTAAAACTTTTGCTGAGATTGAAGCAGAGTATGCAGGTGTTGAAATGTACGGTCCGTTTAAGAAAGATGTGGGCGAAGCATTGGTTGCTATGCTTGAACCTGTACAGGCGGAATATGCCCGTATCCGTAATGATCGCGAATACTTAAACAGTGTTATGCGTGACGGCGCGGAAAAAGCATCGGCTCGTGCACTGCAAACGCTGAAAAAGGTATACGAAGCGGTTGGTTTCGTTGCGCGTCCATACTAA
- a CDS encoding NAD(P)/FAD-dependent oxidoreductase, which yields MKRTIVIGAGLGGMSIVYELRQKLPKDHEVMIINESEEFHFIPSNPWVALGERKKEQVVLDLRPYVDKFNIPFNTSGVAEILPKEKRLITGDGNEYSYDYLAICTGPKLAFEAVTGAGPDNGFTHSICTVDHAVKSHQALEELVKNPGPVLVGALQGASCFGPAYEYILSLETHLRKLRVRDQIPITFVTSEPYIGHMGLGGVGDSKALMEHEFRERGIKWICNSRVKEFESGMAHIEELNRKGEVDFEHNLPFSMAMFLPPFKGSPAVAAVPELCNPKGFVITDQFQRSPVYPEIFAAGVCVAIPPLEDTPVPVGAPKTGFMIESMTTAIVENILSLERGEEMHTKPTLNALCLADMGDKGAAFIALPQNPPRNTNWTSMGQWVHIAKIAYEKYFLYKVKKGTSEPIYEKYILKAAGITRTKE from the coding sequence ATGAAAAGGACAATAGTTATCGGTGCCGGATTAGGCGGTATGTCAATCGTGTATGAACTCAGACAAAAACTGCCTAAAGACCATGAGGTTATGATCATTAATGAAAGTGAAGAGTTTCACTTTATTCCATCAAACCCTTGGGTTGCGTTAGGCGAAAGAAAAAAAGAACAGGTCGTACTCGATCTCAGACCTTATGTGGATAAATTCAATATCCCATTCAATACCTCTGGGGTTGCAGAGATCTTACCGAAGGAAAAGCGTTTAATCACAGGTGACGGTAATGAATACAGCTATGACTATCTGGCTATTTGTACTGGGCCCAAGTTAGCATTCGAAGCCGTAACAGGTGCCGGACCAGACAACGGATTTACTCATTCGATCTGTACTGTCGACCATGCCGTCAAATCACATCAGGCATTGGAAGAGTTGGTTAAAAATCCCGGCCCCGTTCTTGTCGGAGCACTACAAGGAGCAAGCTGCTTCGGCCCTGCATACGAATACATTCTTTCATTGGAAACTCATCTGCGTAAGCTCAGGGTCAGAGATCAAATACCCATTACCTTTGTGACCAGCGAACCTTATATTGGTCATATGGGATTGGGTGGTGTCGGTGACTCAAAAGCGCTTATGGAGCATGAGTTCCGTGAACGCGGAATCAAATGGATATGTAACTCTAGGGTCAAAGAATTTGAATCGGGTATGGCGCATATCGAAGAACTCAACCGTAAAGGCGAAGTGGATTTCGAGCATAACCTCCCCTTCTCCATGGCGATGTTCTTACCGCCATTTAAAGGATCTCCAGCTGTAGCGGCTGTTCCTGAACTGTGCAATCCGAAAGGTTTCGTCATTACAGACCAGTTCCAGCGTAGTCCTGTTTATCCGGAGATTTTTGCTGCTGGTGTTTGCGTCGCCATTCCACCATTGGAAGATACCCCCGTTCCAGTCGGCGCGCCGAAGACAGGTTTTATGATTGAGTCAATGACCACTGCGATTGTCGAAAACATTCTTAGCCTAGAACGAGGCGAAGAAATGCACACCAAACCTACGTTAAATGCACTGTGTTTGGCAGACATGGGTGATAAAGGTGCGGCGTTTATTGCTCTGCCACAGAACCCGCCACGTAATACCAACTGGACCTCAATGGGGCAATGGGTTCACATAGCCAAAATTGCCTATGAGAAATACTTCCTCTACAAAGTGAAAAAAGGCACCAGCGAGCCTATTTATGAGAAGTACATTCTCAAAGCTGCCGGAATTACCCGAACTAAAGAGTAA
- a CDS encoding aminodeoxychorismate/anthranilate synthase component II, whose product MLLIIDNYDSFTYNLYQYFCELGADVKVVRNDEITLQQIEDLNPSHLVISPGPCTPNEAGISLKAIEYFAGKLPILGVCLGHQAIAQVFGGEVVRARQVMHGKTSPITHTGKSVFAGLNNPLTVTRYHSLVVKTDSLPECLELTAWTELPDGSLDEIMGYQHKSLPIDAVQFHPESIKTEQGHELLANFLRR is encoded by the coding sequence ATGCTACTCATCATCGATAACTACGACTCTTTTACGTATAACTTGTACCAATACTTCTGCGAGCTTGGTGCGGACGTGAAAGTTGTGCGCAATGATGAGATCACCTTGCAACAGATTGAGGATTTGAACCCTTCCCATCTCGTTATTTCTCCGGGACCTTGTACACCCAATGAAGCCGGAATCTCTTTAAAAGCGATTGAATACTTTGCTGGAAAATTACCGATTCTGGGCGTGTGTCTGGGGCACCAAGCGATAGCGCAGGTATTTGGTGGAGAAGTAGTTCGTGCGCGCCAAGTGATGCACGGAAAAACTTCGCCAATTACGCACACGGGGAAAAGTGTCTTCGCCGGTTTGAATAATCCTCTCACTGTTACTCGTTATCACTCTTTGGTCGTGAAAACAGATTCTCTGCCAGAATGCCTAGAGTTAACCGCATGGACTGAACTACCAGATGGTAGTTTGGATGAAATCATGGGCTATCAACATAAGAGCTTACCGATTGATGCGGTTCAGTTTCATCCTGAGTCGATCAAGACAGAGCAGGGCCACGAGCTGCTTGCCAATTTTCTGCGTCGCTAG
- a CDS encoding aspartate aminotransferase family protein produces MTTEINVERGLFDEVMVPCYNPMEFIPVKGQGSRVWDQQGNEYIDFAGGIAVSCLGHCHPALVNALTEQGNKLWHLSNVMTNEPALRLAKKLTQVSFAEKVFFSNSGAEANEAALKLARRYAADKFGPEKSEIIAFKQGFHGRTFFTVTVGGQAAYSDGFGPKPGDITHLEYNNVEALRAQISDRTCAVMIEPLQGEGGIVSPTPEFIQTIRELCDKHNALLIFDEVQTGNGRTGHFFAYQGLGITPDILSTAKSLGGGFPIGAMLTTTELAEHFKPGTHGSTYGGNPLACAVAEAVVDIISQPETLAGVIVREALFREGLEKINAKYHVFSEVRGKGLLLGAALNEEWQGRARDILVAAGKQGLMILMAGANVVRMTPSLIIEKEEIEEGLARLDKAIASLM; encoded by the coding sequence ATGACAACTGAAATTAATGTAGAACGCGGTCTGTTTGATGAGGTAATGGTACCTTGTTACAACCCGATGGAATTCATCCCGGTTAAGGGACAAGGCTCACGAGTATGGGATCAACAAGGCAATGAGTACATTGACTTTGCTGGCGGTATCGCTGTGAGTTGTTTAGGTCATTGTCACCCTGCGTTGGTTAATGCGTTGACTGAACAAGGCAACAAGCTTTGGCACTTAAGCAACGTTATGACAAATGAACCAGCACTGCGTTTGGCAAAGAAACTGACACAAGTCAGCTTTGCAGAAAAAGTGTTCTTTTCAAACTCTGGTGCAGAAGCAAACGAAGCAGCACTAAAGCTAGCTCGTCGTTATGCTGCAGATAAGTTCGGCCCAGAAAAATCTGAAATCATCGCCTTTAAACAAGGTTTCCACGGTCGTACTTTCTTTACCGTTACTGTCGGTGGTCAAGCAGCTTACTCTGATGGCTTTGGTCCAAAACCGGGAGACATTACTCACCTTGAGTACAACAACGTTGAAGCGTTGCGTGCACAGATTTCAGATCGCACTTGTGCTGTGATGATCGAGCCTCTTCAAGGTGAAGGCGGCATTGTGTCTCCAACACCTGAGTTCATTCAAACTATTCGTGAGTTGTGTGACAAGCACAATGCGCTACTGATTTTTGATGAAGTTCAAACTGGTAATGGTCGTACTGGTCACTTCTTCGCTTATCAAGGTCTAGGTATCACTCCTGATATTTTAAGCACAGCTAAGTCTCTTGGTGGTGGTTTCCCTATCGGTGCAATGCTAACCACAACTGAGCTGGCTGAGCACTTTAAGCCAGGCACTCACGGTTCTACCTACGGTGGTAACCCACTAGCATGTGCAGTAGCAGAAGCGGTAGTAGACATCATTAGCCAGCCTGAAACTCTAGCGGGTGTTATTGTGCGTGAAGCGCTATTCCGTGAAGGTTTAGAGAAAATCAATGCTAAGTACCATGTGTTCTCTGAAGTTCGTGGTAAAGGCTTACTACTTGGCGCAGCTCTAAATGAAGAGTGGCAAGGCCGTGCGCGCGACATTCTTGTTGCCGCTGGTAAACAAGGTCTGATGATCCTGATGGCAGGTGCAAACGTGGTACGTATGACTCCATCACTCATTATCGAAAAAGAAGAAATTGAAGAAGGCTTAGCGCGTTTGGATAAAGCAATCGCATCACTTATGTAA
- the astA gene encoding arginine N-succinyltransferase: protein MLVVRPISMSDYDALHTCAVESGHGFTSLPVNEELLTNRIKHSEYSFTKPDVTSPSDEGYLMVGFDSETGEVAGTTGIEAAVGWDVPFYSYHISTIVHSSPKLNVNNVVKLLTFGNNYTGCSEICTLFLRPEFRQGLNGRLMSKCRFLMMAEHPHRFSKTIFAEMRGVSDEDGNSPFWQWLQEHFFSIDFTMADYLTGIGKKGFIADLMPKLPIYINLLSKEAQEVIGQVHEKTRPALKLLEKEGFTCRNYVDIFDAGPSVECDINNIDSVRNSVRVKVIIAEHSSSQDFLICNTSFENFRATAAKAAFNRENGSAIISPKVANALKVDNGDFIRILAQ from the coding sequence ATGCTAGTTGTACGCCCAATTTCTATGTCCGATTACGACGCGTTGCACACTTGTGCTGTCGAATCTGGTCATGGTTTCACTTCATTACCGGTTAACGAAGAACTGTTAACCAACCGTATCAAACACTCTGAATACAGTTTTACTAAACCAGACGTTACTTCACCATCGGATGAAGGCTACCTGATGGTCGGTTTTGATTCAGAAACGGGTGAAGTGGCTGGGACAACGGGAATTGAAGCCGCTGTCGGTTGGGATGTTCCGTTTTATTCTTATCACATCAGCACCATAGTGCATTCATCACCAAAGCTGAATGTAAACAATGTGGTTAAGTTGCTGACTTTTGGCAATAACTACACTGGTTGTTCGGAAATCTGCACACTGTTTTTACGCCCAGAATTTCGTCAAGGTCTAAACGGCAGACTGATGTCTAAATGCCGATTCTTGATGATGGCCGAACACCCACATCGATTCTCTAAGACTATTTTCGCTGAGATGCGTGGTGTCTCCGACGAAGATGGCAATTCGCCATTCTGGCAATGGCTGCAAGAACACTTTTTCTCAATTGATTTCACCATGGCTGACTATCTGACCGGCATTGGTAAGAAAGGCTTTATTGCGGATTTGATGCCTAAACTGCCGATATATATCAATTTGCTCAGCAAAGAAGCACAGGAAGTGATTGGTCAGGTGCATGAAAAGACACGACCTGCTCTTAAATTGTTGGAGAAGGAAGGGTTTACCTGTCGCAATTATGTCGACATCTTTGATGCGGGCCCAAGTGTGGAGTGTGATATCAACAATATCGACTCGGTACGTAACTCAGTTCGAGTGAAGGTCATTATTGCTGAACACTCAAGCTCGCAAGATTTTTTAATCTGTAATACATCGTTTGAAAACTTTCGAGCGACCGCCGCAAAAGCAGCATTCAACCGTGAAAACGGCAGCGCAATTATCTCTCCAAAAGTAGCAAATGCACTGAAAGTAGATAATGGCGACTTTATTCGAATTTTGGCTCAGTAA